The following proteins are encoded in a genomic region of Micromonospora olivasterospora:
- a CDS encoding DMT family transporter, producing MAWIVLVVSGLLETAWAVALDRSAGFTRPLPSAVFAVTLVASMAGLAYALREIPVGTGYAVWVGIGAVGTAGVGMLALHEPANLPRIACLLLVVAGVVGLKIFH from the coding sequence ATGGCCTGGATCGTGCTGGTGGTCTCCGGACTTCTCGAGACGGCGTGGGCGGTCGCCCTCGACCGCAGCGCCGGGTTCACCCGGCCGCTCCCCTCGGCGGTCTTCGCGGTCACCCTGGTGGCCAGCATGGCCGGCCTGGCGTACGCGCTGCGCGAGATCCCGGTCGGCACGGGGTACGCCGTCTGGGTCGGCATCGGCGCGGTCGGCACCGCCGGAGTCGGGATGCTCGCGCTGCACGAGCCGGCCAACCTGCCCCGGATCGCCTGCCTGCTGCTGGTCGTGGCCGGCGTGGTCGGGCTGAAGATCTTCCACTGA
- a CDS encoding ornithine cyclodeaminase family protein translates to MTVLISDRDVAAALDAATTVQAMRDALLAAHAGRLVAPPRASAALSGGRMVLTAGHLTGEWYGYRSYDTFGHPESEQLVVLHDGRTGAVRAVAVGEELGSRRTGGLGGVAVAALARPDAATLGVVGSGGQAWTQVWAAAAVRPLREVTVHSRSAARREAFAARVRAELGVPARAVETARAAVAGRDIVVLATTSPTPVLAAADLAPGAHVNTVGFKQVDRHEFGPDLLDAADVLVTDSPAQAAAYDPPMLAALPPYADRLRDLGAVLAGAAPGRTRADQVSVFCSTGLAGTEVFLLDRLVRVAARL, encoded by the coding sequence ATGACTGTGCTCATCTCCGACCGGGATGTCGCCGCCGCCCTGGACGCCGCCACCACCGTCCAGGCGATGCGGGACGCCCTGCTGGCCGCCCACGCCGGCCGCCTGGTCGCGCCGCCCCGGGCGTCCGCGGCGTTGAGCGGGGGCCGGATGGTCCTCACCGCCGGGCACCTCACCGGCGAGTGGTACGGCTACCGCTCGTACGACACGTTCGGGCACCCGGAGAGCGAGCAACTGGTGGTGCTGCACGACGGGCGGACCGGCGCGGTGCGGGCCGTCGCGGTGGGCGAGGAGCTGGGCTCCCGGCGTACCGGGGGACTGGGCGGGGTGGCCGTGGCCGCCCTGGCCCGCCCCGACGCGGCGACGCTCGGGGTGGTCGGCTCCGGCGGGCAGGCGTGGACGCAGGTCTGGGCCGCCGCGGCGGTCCGCCCGCTGCGCGAGGTCACCGTGCACAGTCGCTCGGCCGCCCGGCGGGAGGCGTTCGCCGCCCGGGTCCGCGCCGAGCTGGGCGTGCCGGCCCGGGCCGTGGAGACCGCGCGAGCCGCCGTGGCCGGCCGCGACATCGTGGTGCTCGCCACCACCAGCCCCACGCCGGTGCTGGCCGCCGCCGACCTCGCCCCGGGCGCGCACGTCAACACCGTCGGCTTCAAGCAGGTCGACCGGCACGAGTTCGGCCCCGACCTGCTCGACGCCGCCGACGTCCTGGTCACCGACTCGCCGGCCCAGGCCGCCGCGTACGACCCGCCGATGCTCGCCGCGCTGCCTCCGTACGCCGACCGGCTGCGCGACCTGGGCGCGGTGCTGGCCGGCGCGGCGCCCGGCCGCACCCGCGCCGACCAGGTCTCGGTCTTCTGCTCCACCGGCCTGGCCGGCACGGAGGTGTTCCTGCTCGACCGCCTCGTCCGGGTCGCCGCCCGGCTCTGA